GCAGCTTCCATCGCAACGTAATAATCATTGCCACGCCCGATGTAAAAAGCATTACGAGTAGTAGCTAGCAAAGCTTGAACCTTTTCTGCCACGAGATCTTTTTCAGACAAAGTCGCCTCAATAGATTGGGCAACCAATGACAACTCATGTACCAAGTTAAAGTCAAGAGCTTCTTGCTTACCATTTGCCTCACCAACTGCCTTAGCCAAAAAGGCAAGGGCAGCAATTTGTGCAGTGTAAGCTTTTGTAGACGCAACAGCAATTTCAGGTCCAGCATGAATCAACATGGTGTATGTTGCTTCACGTGATAAGGTTGATCCTGGAACGTTAGTTACTGTCAAACTCGGAATGCCCATAGCATTTGCCTTTACTAAAACTTGACGACTATCTGCGGTTTCTCCTGATTGGCTTAGTAGAATAAACATTGGTTTCTTGCTAAGCAGAGGCATGTGGTAACCCCACTCAGAAGCCACGCCCAACTCAACTGGTGTATCTGTCAATTGCTCAAGCATATTTTTTGTTGCAAAACCAGCATGGTAGGAAGTCCCTGCCGCTAAAATATAAAGACGGTCAGCCTCTTGGATAGAGGTAATGATAGCCGGATCAACCTGTACGTTACCAGTTTCATCTGCATAAGTTGAAATTAATTGACGCATTACGGTTGGTTGCTCATCAATTTCTTTCAGCATATAGAAAGGATAAGTCCCTTTGCCAATATCAGATAAGTCTAATTCAGCAGTGTAGGAATCTCGTATCAGCTCTTTACCATCGTAGTCTGTAACAGTTACCTTATCTTTGGTTAAAATAACTAGCTCCTTATCATGAATTTCCATAAATTCACTGGTTTCACGAATCATGGCCATGGCATCTGAACAAACCATGTTGTAACCTTCACCAAGTCCAATCAACAATGGAGACTTGTTTTTAGCCACATAAATAGTATCAGTTGCTTGGCTATCCATTAATGCAAAGGCGTAGGAACCTTCAATAATGCTTAAAGATTTTTTAAAAGCTTCCAGTACTGACAACTTGTCTTCTTCCACAAATTTTCCAATCAAGTGTACTGCAATCTCAGTATCTGTCTGCCCCTTAAAATCATGTCCAGCTAGGAACTCTGTTTTAATGTGAAGGTAATTTTCAATCACACCATTATGAACAAGTACAAAACGTCCAGTTTGTGACGTGTGAGGATGGGCATTATCCTCTGTTGATTGGCCATGCGTTGCCCAACGGGTGTGACCAATCCCTGTTGAACCAGCAACATCAATGCCAATCTTGGCACGCAAATCAGCAATCCGCCCCACTGATTTAATCAAGTTTGTTTGATTGGCATTAGCCACAAAAATTCCTGCTGAATCATAACCCCGGTATTCAAGCTTTTCAAGGCCTTGCATTAAAATATCCGTTGCATTGCGATTTCCAACAACTCCAACAATTCCACACATCTTAATTACCTTAACAAGTTCGTTAACTTGCTACTTTCTCTCATAATTTCAATAATTGGTATAGTCTAATTATACCGATAAAAACATTATGTTTACAGTATATAATATCCACAATGTCTTGTCAAACATAAAATTGGTATAGTCTAATTATAAAAAAAGTAGAGTAGCCTGACAACTACTCTACTTCTACAAATCCAAAATCGCTGAGAGGCAAAACTCTAAAGGTCACTAAACCTTTAATCTGCGAGGCATTTATTAACCCAAATCGACGACTGTCATTCGTATTTTTCCGGTTATCATTCAAAAGAAGATACTTCCCCTTAGGAACTTTTTGATACTTATCAGCTGTGATGGTAGCAACTGTAAAATCATCTGTATACAATGTGCCAAACGGTGCATGATTCAAGTAATGTGCTTTCATCTTTTCAAGGTAAGCCTGTGACTCTACCATATTATTGAGGTAAAAAATATCGTCCATATAAGTCACGCTATCGCCTTCAACAGCAATGACTCGACTGACATAATCTTTTTTTCCAACTCTATAAACCACAAAATCTTTATATTTGGGCTGAATATTTTTTTTGATTGTGACTAAATCACCACTCTTTAAATAAGTATTAGCTGTTTCTGGAGAAACTTTAAAAGTTGAAAAAACAAAGATTCTCAACAAAATAGCCCCAATAATCACAATTAATAACAATAATATATTTCTTATAAAATCTCGCTTTACCATATTAACTCCTAGTCTATTGTCTTATTATACCATGTTCTAAGCTAGAAAAAAAGTAAACAATTTTTGATCAATACCAATAAACGTTACTCATTCTGTATAAAATACAAACTTAGACTCATTAAAGTAAATTAACAGTAGTGAATTAACATGATATTTTTGATATCAAAAAAGGTTAGAATATTGCCTTCTAACCTTTAGGTAAATAGTTATAACACATTTATTTTACTGTACGAACACGCATAGTATTCGTTCCACCAGTACCAACTGGAACACCAGCAACAATAACAATATTATCCCCAGATTGAACTAAGCCTGCCTCCACAGCAACACGCTCTGCTACTTCAAACATGTCATCAGTAGATGCAGGTTTTTCAGCAAGAACAGGAATAACACCCCAGTTAATCATCAAAGCACGTTGTACTTTTTCATCAAATGTTACAGCTAAGATGTCCGCATCTGGACGGAATTTAGAAATCGCACGAGCTGTATTACCTGTCTCAGTAATAGTCACAACAAGTTTGATGTCCATTGAATGAGTGGCATCTTTAACAGCTGAAGCAATAACATCTGTTTTATTGGTACGTGGGAAGGCAGATGAATCTAAACGACCATATTCGTTAAGAAGAGTTTGTGCATTACGATCAATAGTCGCCATTGTACGAACAGATTCAACCGGGTATTTACCGTTAGCTGACTCTCCTGAAAGCATTGTTGCATCAGTACCATCGATAACAGCATTGAAGACGTCAGATACTTCAGAACGTGTCGCACGTGGTTTTTCAGTCATTGTTTCAAGCATGTTTGTTGCTGTGATAACTGCTTTACCAGCTGCATTCACTTTAGTGATAATCATTTTTTGGAAAACTGGAACCATTTCAAATGGTACTTCGATACCCATGTCGCCACGTGCAATCATGATACCATCAGCAGCTTCGATGATTTCATCAAGATTATCGATACCTTGTTGGTTTTCAATCTTAGCAAATAATTGCACATGGTCGTTACCAGTTTCGCGACAGATTTCACGAACTTCCTCAACGTCTTTGGCTGTACGAACAAATGAGATTGCAATAAAGTTAAGTCCTTGTTCAAGACCAAAACGGATATCAGCATTGTCGCGTTCCGCAAGTGCTGGGAAAGGAATTTTAGTGTTAGGGATATTAACACCTTTTTGTTTAGCAATAATACCGTCGTTTTCTACTTCAACGATAAATTGACGTGTTGCGATATCTTTGTCGATCACTTTCAAACCAAGTTTACCATCATCGATAAGAATAGTATGACCTACTTCTACTTCATCGTAGATGTCAAGGCTACCAGCAACGTTCAAAGCAATAACATCGCGAGTTGATTGAATACCTTGTGTAGTCGCTACACGGATTTTTTCTCCAGTAACATAGCTAAACTCTTTAGCATCATCTGCAAACAATTCCGTACGCATTTCAGGACCTTTAGTATCCAAAAGGAAACCAACTTTTTGACGAGCAATTTCTTCTGCAAGGCGAACAGTTGCCATACGGTCACCTTGCTCTTTGTGGTCACCGTGTGAGAAATTGAAACGGAAAACATTCGCACCAGCTTCAATTAATTCAGCGATTTTTTTTGCTGATTCTTCAACATCAAGTTGACCAGCCCAGTAGCCATCTTCTCCGTATTTTTTACCACCACGGATTTCAACCGCAGGACCAAGTGTTGCAACGATTTTTACGCGTTTATTCATTTTACTCTGAAACTCCCTTATTTTTTTGTCAATAATTGACGATTTAACAATTTTAACTAAACTTATTGTGACAATGAACGGTTCAAAGCTGCAAAGTCTAAACGAGCTTTGTGTGGATTATTAACAATAATCTTGCCTTCTTCAGTCAAGCTGAACAAAGCACCTTCTTCTGCAGTACCAAGGATTGGGCTTTCAACAAGTTCTTCATTGTGAATACCAACAGCCAAACCACCTTTGCCATCTTTAAGTAGCTCAACAGCATGTGAACCCATCCAAGAAGCAATGACACGGTCACGAGCAGTTGGTGAACCCCCACGAAGAATGTGGCCAAGATTTGTCACACGAAGGTCACTCTTATCGCCAGCTTCTTTCAGTTTTTGAGCAAAAGCTTCACCGCTCATAACACCTTCAGCTAAGACGATAATGTGGTGATTTTTACCTTTGTGTTCAAAATCATATTGGATTGTTGATGCCACTTTTTCAATATCAAACTCTTCTTCTGGAACAATGATTTGATCAGCACCACTAGCAATACCTGCCCAAAGAGCAATATCACCCGCATTGCGACCCATCACTTCAACCACAAAAGTACGTCCGTGACTTGATGAGGTGTCACGAAGTTTATCAATAGCTTCAACTGCTGTGTTAACTGCTGTATCAAATCCGATAGTGTAGTCAGTTCCCGCAATATCGTTATCGATTGTTCCTGGGATACCTACCGCTGGGAAGCCGTGCTCTGTCAAGCGCATAGCGCCATGATAAGAACCATCCCCACCAATAACAACAACACCTTCAATACCATGTTTTTTAAGTTGCTCAATACCAGCCAATTGACCTTCAAGTTGAGCAAACTCTGGATAACGAGCTGAGTATAAGAAAGTTCCACCACGTGAGATTTTATCACCAACTTCTTTTGAACCCAGTGGGAAAATGTCGCCATCAACCATACCTGCATAGCCACGGTTGATACCATAAACTTCCATTCCTTCTGAAATTGCTTTACGAACGACTGCACGAATAGCAGCGTTCATACCAGGAGCGTCGCCGCCACTGGTTAAAACAGCAATACGTTTCATTTTCTGGTACTCCTTTAATTAATTTAACGGTCTTATTATAGCACATTCATTTGCAAAATACTTCACTAATTGTCCATTTTTATCGAAAAACCGTTTTCAGAACAAAAGGACGAAGTTTTTCCTTTAAATTCTCTGTTACATGAACCTGAATCTTAGTTAATGCAATTGTTTCCTTATTTTTTTGATAGTGAATAACAACTGGAGTCGTTCCTGGAAAGGCACCTAAAATCTCAGAAATTTGGGAATCAAACTGATGGTTTTCAACTAATAACCAATATTTTTGACTAATAGCCATTTGCACTTGCTGACACACCATCTGCAGTCGATGGTCTCTTTCTTTTATTCTACCTTTTAAGTAATAGAATTCTCCTTCTTTTAATTGGTCTTTATAAATGGCATACTCTTGTGGAAAAAGTGTGACATCGAGCTTTTTCTTAGTGTCATTCACACTTAAAAAAGCCATTTGCTGCCCACTTGTTTTGGTTCTAATGATCCTAATGCTATCTATTTGAATCAGTACGACTGCTTCGCTTTCTTTGACTAACTGTGAAATAGGAGTAAAAGTTTGGGTACTTTTCTCAGCAATATCAATTAAAGGATGCTTGCTCATGCCAACTCCAACGATCTCCTGTTCCAAAGAATATTTTTCAGTTACTGAGTAATCTTTCGTATCTACCCAACTAAAGGAAGAATCTGAAAAAAGAGAACCAAGCTCATTAACAAATACCAGTAAACCATCCAAATTGTCCAGAATTTTTTTACGGTTAGGCTCAAAGCAATCAAACAGACCTATTTTTATCAGAGGCTCAAGGAAAACCTTTTTTTGATATTTTTCTGGAGTTCTAGTGAGAAAATCCTCTACGCTATTAAATGGTCTTTGCTCGATAATCCAATAAGCAAAATCCCTTGGCAACCCCTTAATATTTTTCAGCCCCATGTAAATCTTGCTAGCTTCAATTTTATCAGTGTAAGGAATACTATTAATGGTAACTTGCGCTACTTGAAAATCTGATTCTAGAGCATCTGTGATATAGTCACTGCTAGAATAATTCATCATGATATCGTAAAAAACAGCCGGGTAATGGGCTTTGAAATAAGCCAATTGAAAAGCTAAAGCTGAATAGGCAAAGGCATGGCTGCGGTTAAAACCATAACCTGCAAATTTTTCCATCCGTTTAAAAAGTCCTCTAGCTGTTTCTTCAGCTCTCCCTAGGTGCTTAGCAGAAGCAATAAAGTCTTCTTCCATTTTTTGCATTTCTTGTAGATTTTTTTTAGACATGGCACGCCTTAACAAGTCGGCCTTGCCTAACGTAAAACCAGCATAAACCTGTGCAATCTGCATAACTTGTTCTTGATAAAGCATAATACCGTAAGTTGGCTCTAAAATGGGAGCAATCACAGGATCAATCAAATCAATTTTTTCTTGTCCTTCTCTTCGTTTAATGAAATTAGTGGTATAGTCACTTGCCCCTGGTCTATTTAGACTGGTAGTGGCAACAATTTCTTCAAAACGTTGTGGCTTAATCCGTTTTAAAAGATTAATAGCACCATTTTGTTCAAATTGGAAAATTCCCTTGGTATCCCCTTTAGCAAAAAGTGCCAACGTTTGCGGGTCTTCTAAATCAATGGCTGTAATATCAATCTGACACCCGTAGTCTTTAGCAACCTTCTCTTGCATTTTTTGAACAAAGGTCAAATTTCTTAACCCCAAAAAATCCATTTTTAACAGGCCATTAGCTTCGACCGCATGAGCATCATACTGGGTGATCATCATGTCATCGCCCGATTTTAGAGGAATATGATTGGTCAAGGCATCATCACTCATCACAATACCAGCTGCGTGAATGGACGTTTGTCTTGGATTTCCTTCGATACGCTTGGCAATGGCAAAAGCCTTTTGAAATTCAGTTCTACTATTAATAACCTGCCTAAAAGAGATTGACTTTTCATAGACAGTAGCCAAGCTATCTTTAAAACCAATTTTTTTAGTGAGATTAGTCAGTTCGTATTCTGGAACCCCGAACCGTTTGAAAACATCACGAATAGCCTGTTTAGGGCCAAAGGTTGAAAAGGTCACAATTTGCGCCGAATGGTCGCTACCATAACGATTTCGGACATACCGTAGAAATTCTGAACGGTAAATATCTGGAAGATCGATATCAATATCAGGCATGCTATAACGTTCTTTGTTTAAAAAGCGCTCAAATAGCAAATCATGTTGAACTGGATCAATCCCTGTAATGTTCAGAGCATAAGCCACTAGACTACCTGCCGCCGAGCCACGTCCCATTCCCATATAATAGCCTTTACTGCGTCCAAAGCGAAGTAAATCCCACACAATCAAAAAATAATCATCAAAGCCCATGTCAGAAATAATGACCAATTCATGTAGTAAGCGCGATTGATAAGGCTCTTTCCACAATCCTTTTTCCTTCAAACCAGCCTCAGTCAAGTCTTGCAATTCTTGCTTGGCAGACTTATCTCTATTAAAATGAGGCAATTTTAAATTTGTATCGAAATCATAATAGATTCCTGACACTAAGTCTTCTAAATTCTGTAGAGCTTGAGGGCAGTGTGTTTGATAGAAGGCGGTTAGTTGTTGACAATCTGCTAACTCTTGATCACTTTCTACCACAGGGGTCTCTGCCAGACTGAGGTTATCTCGAATGGCATGCAACATGTGCAGGGTTTCCATATCATCTTGCGCAAAATAACGAACTGTCCTTAGGGGTATAAGCTGCCTCTTAGAATCCATATGAGATAAATCAGTATACTGATCAACACCGATATAGTAGTCAAAAGGGACCACTAATGTATCGCTCCAACCCTTACTAGGAATAATAACCGCTATCCCTTCCAAATGTTGGCAGAAGTAATCCATATGAAGCTTGCCAGACATTTTTGCCGTGGAAATTTTTAAAAGCTGATGATAGCCTTGTGTATTCTGGGCGATTAAGTTAAGGAGCACCTGCCGCTCTTGATAGAGAATCTCTATTTCCAAACCTAAAACTGGCTGCAGTCCATTTTTTTGACAACCTTTAATAAAATGGTAAGCACCATAAAGATTATCCTTATCCATGATTCCTATGGTGTGGTAACCAAATTGCTTTGCTCGTTCAAAATAATGATTTAAGTCAATTAAACTATCCATAAATGAGTATACAGTTTTAGTATCAAGTTGAGCAAACATAAGTTCCTCCTTTGGTTATCTTGTTCCCTATTATACTATGAAAAAGGTTTTCTTGCTTCAATTTTCTCTCTAATCTACGTCTACTTCTCAAAGAGTGAAAAATGGCATAAAACTTGACATTCCCTTTTTTTTTCTGTACCATTTAATTAGTACAAATATCTATATTACTCAGAAAGGAGACCACATGTCTTGGAAATTTGAGGAAAAATCTCCTATTTATGCGCAGATAGCACAACATGTCATGATGCAAATTATTAGCCAAGAAATCAAGAGTGGTGATCAACTTCCAACTGTTCGTGAATATGCAGAAATCGCAGGTGTTAATCCTAACACCATGCAACGAGCGTTTACAGAACTTGAACGGGAAGGAATGGTTTATTCGCAACGTACTGCTGGCCGTTTTGTAACTGACGATCAAAAATTAATTGCTCGTAAAAGACGAGAGTTAGCAATTAGTGAATTAGAATCATTTATCACCAATATGACAAAAATGGGATTTAGTCACACTGAGATTATCCCTGTTTTGACGAGCTTTTTAAAGGAGGATTCACAATAATGGCACACCTATTGCAACTACATCATGTTTCAAAATCTTACCGTGAAAAAAAAGCTATTGATGACTTAACCATTACTATCCCGAACGGTAAAATTATCGGATTATTAGGTCCAAATGGAAGTGGTAAAACAACTTTAATTAAACTCATTAATGGCCTTTTACAACCAAATAAAGGAGAAATTGTCATTGATGGCTACCGTCCCTGTGTTGAGACAAAAAAAATTATTTCTTATTTACCAGATACTACTTATCTTAATGAAAATATGAGAATTAAGGACATGTTGGAGTTCTTTAGTGATTTTTACAGCGACTTTGACAAATCCAAAGCAACAAGCCTTCTAAGAGATTTAGAACTAGACCCTGAAGACCGCTTCAAAACTCTATCCAAAGGAAACAAAGAAAAAGTACAATTAATTCTTGTGATGAGTCGTAAAGCCAGACTCTATGTACTTGATGAACCTATTGGTGGAGTTGACCCTGCCGCAAGAGACTACATCCTAAAAACCATCATTAATAGTTATTGTGAAAATGCTTCTGTTATTATCTCAACCCACTTGATTTCGGACATTGAACCTATCCTTGACGAAGTCATTTTCTTGAAACAAGGAAGACTTTTCTTATCTGGCAATGCTGATGATCTAAGACAAGAATACCAGCAATCCATTGATTCCCTCTTTAGGGAAACTTATAAGGTTTAGGAGGATATCATGTTTGGAAAATTATTAAAATACGAATTTAGATCTATTGGAAAATGGTACTTTGCGCTTAATGCTTTCGTTATTGCCATCGCTGCCATTTTGTCATTTACGATAAAACTGTTTGCTCAAAGCAATAGTGATGGACTATTTGGAGTACTAACCAATAAGATGTTGCCTCTGACATTAGGTTTAACTTTTGGCTCCCTGATCGCTGGTTCCCTCTTATCAACATTACTTATCATTATCAAACGTTTCAGCAAAAGTGTTTTTGGATGGGAAGGATACTTAACGTTGACTTTACCCGTCAATTCGCATCAAATTATTTTATCAAAACTACTAGCTTCTTTTATTTGCAGTGTTTTCAATACTATCATCCTTGCATTTGCTATCGCTATTGTAATTGTACCAATGTTTAACATCAACGAACTATTAGAAGGATTCTTTAATAGTTTTAAGATGGATTATTTCATCAATATGCTAACTGTACTAGCCTATGTCCTATTATCAACATTTACGAGTATCTTATTAATTTATCTTTCCATTTCTATAGGTCAACTTTTTTCCAATCGGCGAGGCTTGATGGCCTTTATTGCATATTTTATATTAGTTATTCTGATTAGCGTTGCTGCAACATATGTTCACAGTCACATCTTTAATATTAATACAAGTGCCGATAGTTTCCCATTTACTGAGCAAAAAACAATTTATCTTCTTATTTTGGAACAATTTATTGAAATGATAATGTTTTACCTCGCCACTAATTTTATTATCAAAAATAAACTCAACCTACAGTAAGCGTTAAGACTTTCTTTTAAACTATGACACACTATAGTTTAAAAGAAAGTTTTTTTCAGTGTTCATAGTAAATAAAAAAACCGTCTTCCATCAAATAGAAGCGGTTTATCAAATTAACACCAAACCTTAATGCTGTAAGAACCAAGATATAACATCTTTTCCAAAAATAAATAAATAACTGTAGCCGATAATAGAAATTGGTTTAGTTATTAAAAGAATAGTTACAAAGCGCTTTAAAGACATGTCCGTCAATCCCGTAATCATAACCATAATATCAGCTGGAGAAACAGGCGATGCCATACAAAAAATAAATAATTTTTCATATCCTGGTGTCTCCAAACGCCTTTCATACTTGTAAAATGTTTTGTCATTTACAAAGAGTAAGATAAATTTACGACCATAAGTCTTAACGAGCAAGAAGAGGGCTATACTGCCAATAATGATGCCTACATAATTATAAATAAAACCTGTTACAGGGCCAAAGATTAAAAAACCTGCAACTGTCGTAAGGCCTCCAGGAATCACAGGAAAAACAATCTGTATGATCTGCACGACAATAAAAACAAACGGCCCCCATAATCTATAGCGCTGCACTAAGTCTTTAAGAGCATTACTATCGTTTAATATACCTAGTCTATACAGCCAAAAAGCGAGGAAAAAAGTACCAATTAGTGCAATAATTCCTAAAATTTTGATAATTTTTTGCCATAATATATAGGCTTTTGAATTACGTTTTGTCATAGACTAATCATACCATAAGCTGTAAAATTTTGCTATTTAAAAAAAGTTTTGATAGAATAGTTAGTGTAAGAAATTGGTTAATTATCTATTTGGGGTTGTTACGGATTCGACAGGCATTATGAGGCATGTTTTGCGTCCCATCGGCAGATGTAAATTGCCAGTTAAATATAACTGCAAAAAATACAAACTCTTACGCTTTAGCTGCCTAAAAACCAGCTAGCGTGACTTCTACAAGATTGCTTGTGTCCTGTTAGAAGTCTCAAAATAGCAAGCTACGGTTACGAAATTGTCTAGTTTCGTGACAAGAGATTGATAGACTCGCAAACTAATGGCTTGAGTTATGTGTCTTTAGTTTGTTAAATGAAGACATAACCTATGGACGTAGACAAATATGTTGGCAGGTGTTTGGACGTGGGTTCGACTCCCACCAGCTCCATCAATGCTTACCGTAAGTAATCATAACTTACTAAAACCTTGTTACATCAAGGTTTTTTCTTTTTGTCTTGTTCATGAGTTACCATAACTTTCTATATTATTGACAACTACATTGACAACTCTTCAATTATTTTTCTGTCTACTCAAAGTTTTCTTCATTTGATATAGTCTAATTCCACCATCACTTCTTCCACTCTCTCTACCGTCACAACTTCATCATCTCTCACTTTTTCGTGTGGTAACACATAATCAAATATCTTTCCGTTTTTACGCACTATCGCTACTGTGTCACCTAAAATATACCCCTTATCAATCGCTTCTTTAAACTCATCTATATATAACATATTTCATCCTCCTACCTATCTATTCGTAAAAAGATAAAAATAACTATTGTTTTTTTTGTTATTTTATAATAAAATTATTAATATAAGTTAATGTTTTTTAAAAATATACAATTTTATTCTATTTATAGTTAGCTATTTTTTCATTGTTAGTAATATTGGTGAATTGTAATAACCTTTTTAAATCTAGAGGAGAACCCAGATATAAAATGGAGGAATATTAATGGAAAACAATAAAAAAGTATTGAAGAAAATGGTATTTTTTGTTTTAGTGACATTTCTTGGACTAACAATCTCGCAAGAGGTATTTGCTCAACAAGACCCCGATCCAAGCCAACTTCACAGATCTAGTTTAGTTAAAAACCTTCAAAATATATATTTTCTTTATGAGGGTGACCCTGTTACTCACGAGAATGTGAAATCTGTTGATCAACTTTTATCTCACGATTTAATATATAAT
The genomic region above belongs to Streptococcus pyogenes and contains:
- a CDS encoding DNA polymerase III subunit alpha codes for the protein MFAQLDTKTVYSFMDSLIDLNHYFERAKQFGYHTIGIMDKDNLYGAYHFIKGCQKNGLQPVLGLEIEILYQERQVLLNLIAQNTQGYHQLLKISTAKMSGKLHMDYFCQHLEGIAVIIPSKGWSDTLVVPFDYYIGVDQYTDLSHMDSKRQLIPLRTVRYFAQDDMETLHMLHAIRDNLSLAETPVVESDQELADCQQLTAFYQTHCPQALQNLEDLVSGIYYDFDTNLKLPHFNRDKSAKQELQDLTEAGLKEKGLWKEPYQSRLLHELVIISDMGFDDYFLIVWDLLRFGRSKGYYMGMGRGSAAGSLVAYALNITGIDPVQHDLLFERFLNKERYSMPDIDIDLPDIYRSEFLRYVRNRYGSDHSAQIVTFSTFGPKQAIRDVFKRFGVPEYELTNLTKKIGFKDSLATVYEKSISFRQVINSRTEFQKAFAIAKRIEGNPRQTSIHAAGIVMSDDALTNHIPLKSGDDMMITQYDAHAVEANGLLKMDFLGLRNLTFVQKMQEKVAKDYGCQIDITAIDLEDPQTLALFAKGDTKGIFQFEQNGAINLLKRIKPQRFEEIVATTSLNRPGASDYTTNFIKRREGQEKIDLIDPVIAPILEPTYGIMLYQEQVMQIAQVYAGFTLGKADLLRRAMSKKNLQEMQKMEEDFIASAKHLGRAEETARGLFKRMEKFAGYGFNRSHAFAYSALAFQLAYFKAHYPAVFYDIMMNYSSSDYITDALESDFQVAQVTINSIPYTDKIEASKIYMGLKNIKGLPRDFAYWIIEQRPFNSVEDFLTRTPEKYQKKVFLEPLIKIGLFDCFEPNRKKILDNLDGLLVFVNELGSLFSDSSFSWVDTKDYSVTEKYSLEQEIVGVGMSKHPLIDIAEKSTQTFTPISQLVKESEAVVLIQIDSIRIIRTKTSGQQMAFLSVNDTKKKLDVTLFPQEYAIYKDQLKEGEFYYLKGRIKERDHRLQMVCQQVQMAISQKYWLLVENHQFDSQISEILGAFPGTTPVVIHYQKNKETIALTKIQVHVTENLKEKLRPFVLKTVFR
- the pfkA gene encoding 6-phosphofructokinase, which encodes MKRIAVLTSGGDAPGMNAAIRAVVRKAISEGMEVYGINRGYAGMVDGDIFPLGSKEVGDKISRGGTFLYSARYPEFAQLEGQLAGIEQLKKHGIEGVVVIGGDGSYHGAMRLTEHGFPAVGIPGTIDNDIAGTDYTIGFDTAVNTAVEAIDKLRDTSSSHGRTFVVEVMGRNAGDIALWAGIASGADQIIVPEEEFDIEKVASTIQYDFEHKGKNHHIIVLAEGVMSGEAFAQKLKEAGDKSDLRVTNLGHILRGGSPTARDRVIASWMGSHAVELLKDGKGGLAVGIHNEELVESPILGTAEEGALFSLTEEGKIIVNNPHKARLDFAALNRSLSQ
- a CDS encoding ABC transporter ATP-binding protein, yielding MAHLLQLHHVSKSYREKKAIDDLTITIPNGKIIGLLGPNGSGKTTLIKLINGLLQPNKGEIVIDGYRPCVETKKIISYLPDTTYLNENMRIKDMLEFFSDFYSDFDKSKATSLLRDLELDPEDRFKTLSKGNKEKVQLILVMSRKARLYVLDEPIGGVDPAARDYILKTIINSYCENASVIISTHLISDIEPILDEVIFLKQGRLFLSGNADDLRQEYQQSIDSLFRETYKV
- the glmS gene encoding glutamine--fructose-6-phosphate transaminase (isomerizing) — its product is MCGIVGVVGNRNATDILMQGLEKLEYRGYDSAGIFVANANQTNLIKSVGRIADLRAKIGIDVAGSTGIGHTRWATHGQSTEDNAHPHTSQTGRFVLVHNGVIENYLHIKTEFLAGHDFKGQTDTEIAVHLIGKFVEEDKLSVLEAFKKSLSIIEGSYAFALMDSQATDTIYVAKNKSPLLIGLGEGYNMVCSDAMAMIRETSEFMEIHDKELVILTKDKVTVTDYDGKELIRDSYTAELDLSDIGKGTYPFYMLKEIDEQPTVMRQLISTYADETGNVQVDPAIITSIQEADRLYILAAGTSYHAGFATKNMLEQLTDTPVELGVASEWGYHMPLLSKKPMFILLSQSGETADSRQVLVKANAMGIPSLTVTNVPGSTLSREATYTMLIHAGPEIAVASTKAYTAQIAALAFLAKAVGEANGKQEALDFNLVHELSLVAQSIEATLSEKDLVAEKVQALLATTRNAFYIGRGNDYYVAMEAALKLKEISYIQCEGFAAGELKHGTISLIEEDTPVIALISSSQLVASHTRGNIQEVAARGAHVLTVVEEGLDREGDDIIVNKVHPFLAPIAMVIPTQLIAYYASLQRGLDVDKPRNLAKAVTVE
- a CDS encoding GntR family transcriptional regulator, giving the protein MSWKFEEKSPIYAQIAQHVMMQIISQEIKSGDQLPTVREYAEIAGVNPNTMQRAFTELEREGMVYSQRTAGRFVTDDQKLIARKRRELAISELESFITNMTKMGFSHTEIIPVLTSFLKEDSQ
- a CDS encoding TVP38/TMEM64 family protein codes for the protein MTKRNSKAYILWQKIIKILGIIALIGTFFLAFWLYRLGILNDSNALKDLVQRYRLWGPFVFIVVQIIQIVFPVIPGGLTTVAGFLIFGPVTGFIYNYVGIIIGSIALFLLVKTYGRKFILLFVNDKTFYKYERRLETPGYEKLFIFCMASPVSPADIMVMITGLTDMSLKRFVTILLITKPISIIGYSYLFIFGKDVISWFLQH
- the lepB gene encoding signal peptidase I; protein product: MVKRDFIRNILLLLIVIIGAILLRIFVFSTFKVSPETANTYLKSGDLVTIKKNIQPKYKDFVVYRVGKKDYVSRVIAVEGDSVTYMDDIFYLNNMVESQAYLEKMKAHYLNHAPFGTLYTDDFTVATITADKYQKVPKGKYLLLNDNRKNTNDSRRFGLINASQIKGLVTFRVLPLSDFGFVEVE
- the pyk gene encoding pyruvate kinase translates to MNKRVKIVATLGPAVEIRGGKKYGEDGYWAGQLDVEESAKKIAELIEAGANVFRFNFSHGDHKEQGDRMATVRLAEEIARQKVGFLLDTKGPEMRTELFADDAKEFSYVTGEKIRVATTQGIQSTRDVIALNVAGSLDIYDEVEVGHTILIDDGKLGLKVIDKDIATRQFIVEVENDGIIAKQKGVNIPNTKIPFPALAERDNADIRFGLEQGLNFIAISFVRTAKDVEEVREICRETGNDHVQLFAKIENQQGIDNLDEIIEAADGIMIARGDMGIEVPFEMVPVFQKMIITKVNAAGKAVITATNMLETMTEKPRATRSEVSDVFNAVIDGTDATMLSGESANGKYPVESVRTMATIDRNAQTLLNEYGRLDSSAFPRTNKTDVIASAVKDATHSMDIKLVVTITETGNTARAISKFRPDADILAVTFDEKVQRALMINWGVIPVLAEKPASTDDMFEVAERVAVEAGLVQSGDNIVIVAGVPVGTGGTNTMRVRTVK